The Cryobacterium sp. SO1 genomic sequence ACACTAATCGTCAGGCAAGTCAGAGCATTCCAGAAGGCGAGATCGGCACGGAACTCGACCTCGATATCACCAACGTAGCCCACGGCGGCATCTTCGTTGCCCGGCACGAGGGCCGGGTGATCTTCGTCAGTGACACCCTGCCGGGGGAGCGGGTGCGCGTGCGTCTCACCGACGCGAACAAGAAGAGCTTCTGGCGTGCCGAGACCGTCGAGGTCCTCGACGCGGCCCCCGAACGCCAGCCGCACATCTGGGCTGCGGCCGCCATCGACCGGGATCCGGCCGACCGCGCCGGCGGCGCCGAATTCGGTCACATCGAGCTGGGCCACCAGCGAGAACTCAAGCGCCAGGTCCTCACCGACGCCCTGCACCGGATGGCCGGGGTCGACAGTGATGTCACCGTCGAGCCGGTTCCGGTCGCCGCGGATGCCTCACCGGGCGACGCCATGGACGGCACCGGCTGGCGCACCCGGGTGCGCCTGCACGTGACCGAGAACGGCATCGTCGGCCCGTACGCTTCCCGCTCGCACCGGGTGATCCCCGTCGACGACCTGCCGCTGGCCGTGCACGCCCTCGAAATGGCCGCGCCGCTGGACAAGCTGTTCGCCGGCGCCGCATCCGTCGACGTCGTCGCCCCGAGCGTGGGCCCGGTGCAGATCCTGGTCGCCGAGCAGGATGACAAGGGCCGCCGGCGCCGCACCGCGCCCAAGCCGATCACCGAGGTCGTCGGTGACCGCGAATTCCGGCTCGACGCAGCCGGGTTCTGGCAGGTGCACGCCCGCGCCGCCCAGACCCTGTTCCAGGCCGTGCAAGATGCCATCGACCCCGACCTGTTCGACCCCAAGGCCGCCAACCTCGACCTGTACGGCGGAGTGGGCCTGCTCGCCGCCGCCGTCGGCGACAGGTTCGGCTCCGACGTTCGCATCACCTCGGTGGAGAGCGACGCCCAGGCCACCGAGAACGCCAGCGCGAACCTCGCCGAGTGGGTCGGCGCCACCGCCCAGACCGCCAGGGTGGACAAGTTCCTGACCGGCCTCACCCGCGAGGCCGGCGAGGCCGAGCGCGGCCGTCAACGGGCCGCCACCGTGGTCCTGGACCCGCCGCGCTCCGGCGCCGGCGGGGAAGTCGTGGACACCCTGGTGCACCTCGGGCCGGCCCAGGTGGTCTACGTCGCGTGCGATCCGGTGGCCCTGGCCCGCGACGTCGCCCTGTTCAGCGAGCACGGCTACACCCTGCGGAGCCTGCGCGCCTTCGACCTGTTCCCCAATACCCACCACGTCGAAGCCGTCGCCCTGCTCACCAGATAGCTAGTCTTAGCACCAAGAACGTAGACGAAAGATGACAACCGTGACCGAGCCCGCCGCAGCACCCGACCTGGCCCACCATCCCGTGCGGGTGGGCATCGCCGACGACCATGAGTCGGTGCGGCTGGGCATCAAGGCCGCCTGCGAGAACACCGGCTACAAGGTGGTCTTCGCCGCTGCGACAGTGCGTGAGCTCGTTGACGGCATCGCCGGGCGTGAGGTCGACGTGATCGTCCTCGACCTTTCCCTCGGCGACGGGTCCCTGGTCACCGACAATGTGCACCTGGCCCGCGGCACCGGGGCGTCGGTGCTAGTGCACAGCATCGCCGACCGGGTCGCCCTGGTCCGCGAGGCCCTGGCCGCCGGCGCGGCCGGCGTCATCCCCAAGTCCAGCCCGACCACCACGGTGATGGCCGCCGTCGCCTCCGTCGCTCGCGGCGACGTGCTCAACAACCTCGAGTGGGCCACGGCCATCGACGCCGACCGCGACTTCGCCAAGGCCCAGCTGGGCCGGCGCGAACGCGACGTGCTGCACCTCTACGCCTCCGGTCTGCCGCTGAAGATGGTGGCGATGCAGCTGGGCATCGCGCACTCCACAGCCCGGGAATACCTGGACCGCATCCGGGTGAAGTACGTCGAGGTGGGCCGCCCGGCCCCCACCAAGGTGGACCTGCTGCGCAGGGCTGTGGAAGACGGCATCCTGCCGGGCCTCGACCCGGAAGGCGGGGATGGGCGCTCCTAGTCCGGCGGAGGTCCTGCCGGTCAGGTCCTTCAGGCTCTCACCGGGGCGAAACGGGCCCGACCAGCTGGGCGCTGACCTTCTCAACGAATCCAAGCAACCGCGCAAGCCCATCAGCCGCGCGCAGATCGAGCGCGTCGTCTCCCGCGCCGTCGGCGGCGTCGGCCTGATCTTCGCCCTGCAGACCTACCCGGCGATGCTCAGCCAGTTGGACAGCCTGAAGCCGGGCCTGGGCATCACCCTTACCGTGGCGATGTACGGCGGCCTGGGCCTGGCGATCATCGCCACCCTGGTGAAGAGATTCATCAGGGTCACCAGCGGTGTGTTCGCCGTGCTGTACCTCGCGGCACTTCTCGCCTGGCCCGCGCTGCTGAACACCCCCGACGGCGTCCTGGACGGCAAGTCCTGGCTCTGGTACCTGTGCACCGTCGCCACGGCCTGCGCCGCGGTGTCCTTCCCGTTGTGGTGGGCGATGATCTACACGCTGCTGGCCCCGATCGCCTACGGTGTGGTGCGGGTGCTGCCCGCCGGGGGTGGCGCGGAGCCGCTGCTCGGCGCCCTCGACGCGTTCTACGCGATCCTCCTGGGCCAGGTGGTGCTGATCATCATCACCATGCTCCGTCAGGCCACTGCGGCCGTCGACACCGCCCAGGTCAACGCCCTCTCCACCTACTCCTCGGCCGTGCGCCAGCACGCCACGGAGGTGGAGCGGGTGCAGGTGGACTCCATCGTGCACGACAGCGTGCTCGCTGCCCTGCTCTCCGCCGCGGCCGCCGGAACCCCCAAGGCCGCCCAACTTGCCGCCACGATGGCGCAGGAAGCCATGGTGCGGCTGAGTGAGGCCAGTTCCATCCCCGCCGCCGACGACAACATGGTGCCGTTCAGCGACCTCAAAGGCCGTATCCGCACCCTCGCGAACAGGTTCGACGAGCCGATCGAGTTCATCGACTGCGACGCCGAGGACCTCAGTCTGCCCGCGTACGCCAGCGAGGCGCTCTACGCCGCCAGCGCCCAGGCGATCGTGAACAGCATCCAGCACGCCGGCGCCGGCGCCCGCGGCGATGCGGTGGCCAGATCGGTGCGGATGAACATCAACCTGCTCGGCGGCTGTGTCATCGAAGTCGCCGACTCCGGGGTGGGTTTCGACCCCGCCGCCGTGCCCAGCGAGCGCCTGGGCCTGCGGATCTCGATCCGCGAACGGGTCGCCACCGCCGGCGGCGTTGTGCAGGTGCAGAGCGGCCCGGGCCGGGGCACCTCCATCCTGATCGAGTGGCCGCTCGGCGAGCCCGGTGACGCCGCATGATCACGGTTCCTCGCGGGCTGATCCTGTCCCTGGCGGCCCTGTTCTCGACGTATCACGTGATCCTGGCGCTGTATTCGCTGGATGCGCCCACCTCGCCGGTGCCGCCGCTGCTCGCGGTCCTGCTCTACGCCCTGGCCACAGTGCTGAGCCTGTGGCCCACCAGCCCGGCACGGATGTCGCTCTGGCTGGCGTTCTTCAACGTCGCCGTGTGCATCGCCGTTCCGCTCCTGGTCGGCAGCCAGCTGGATGGGTCGGCGTCTGACAACGGCTACGCCACCTGGTACGTGGCCGCCGTCGGCACCCTGATGACCATCACAGCCACGCGCAGGCGGTCAACCCTGGCCTGGGTGGGCACGGGCTTCCTCATCGCCCACACCATCGTCTGGGCCGGTGCGGGCGCGCTCGCGTCGATGGGTGTGATCGGCAGTGCCGTGTGGGTGTTCGTGGCGGTTTCGTTGGCCAGGGCGCTGGCCAAGGCCGGTCGGGACGCCCGGCAGTACGGCCTCGCCGAACGGGAGGCCACCGAATGGCAGGCGGCGCAGGAGGCGCACCTGTACGAGCGGCAGGTCCGCCTGGCCCAGACCATCCGGCTCGCAGCGCCGATGTTGCGCCGCATCGCGCAGGAGGGCGGCAGCCTCAGCGACGGGCAACGTCAGGAGTGCCGATACCTGGAGGCCGCGATCCGCGATGAGATCCGCGGGCGCAAGCTGCTCAACGATGCCGTACGCCGCGAGGTGATGGCGGCCAGGCGGCGCGGCGCCATCGTCACCCTGCTCGACGAGGGCGGCATCGACGACCTCACCGGCGTCGACCTGGAGGTCGTGCTGAACACCCTGGCCGACGCCATGGCTGCCACGACAGCGGCCACGATCATCGCCAGGACCGCGGCGGACGGGTCGGGCACGGCGGTGACCGTCGTGGGTATCAACAGCCCGGACCCGAGGCTCAGCGCCCTCGGCCAGGACTCGCCGGACGAAGAGGTGGACCTCTGGATGGAGATCCCGCGGGCGAACCACGCTCAGGACGTCGCGACCGGGCGGGCGACCCGGCGGCACTGAGCGGACATGCGAAAGGGGACCCATCCGAAGACAGATCCCCTTCCGACATTTCCGTGTCAAGGCGACAACCCGAATGTCGCCTAGACGCGCCCCCAACACATTCGCCTGCTTACCCTAGTCGGCGAATGATTGGTCGTGTTACTCGAGAGCAACACCCAGCGATATCAATCATGCTGTCCCGTCGCCCCCGTGAAAAGTCGTCATTTAGGGGGACAGCTTCGCTGCGGGCTTTGGCGACGGTCAGGCCGTGAAGCCGCGCCAACGCGCGTCGCCGCGGGGCAGCGACGGCCGGACGGCCCTCTGGCTGTCCTGCCACGGGCTGGCGGCGCCGTTCGGTGTGGCCCGCAGGTCGTCGGATTCGGCGCGCAGCAGGGCTCGCAGAACGGCCGTGACGGCGGCGGCCTCCTGTTCGGAGACCCCCGTCGTCACGAAGGTGAGCTCAGCCGGGTCGAAGCCGGCGGTGTTCTCGGAGTCGGTCATGGTGGCGCCGCCTACAGCGGGATGTTCCCGTGCTTCTTGGGCGGCAGGGTGGCGCGCTTGGTGCGCAGCGCCCGCAGTGCCTTCACAACGGACACCCGGGTTGCGGCGGGTTCGATGATCCCGTCGAGCTCGCCCCGCTCGGCGGCGAGGAACGGGCTGGCCACGTTGTAGGTGTACTCGTTGGCCAGTCGGCTGCGCACGGCGGCGACATCCTCGCCGCCGGCTTCGGCCTTCTTGATCTCGGCCCGGTAGAGGATGTTCACGGCGCCCTGGCCGCCCATCACCGCGATCTCGGCGGTCGGCCAGGCCAGGTTGATGTCGGCGCCGAGCTGCTTGGAGCCCATCACGATGTAGGCGCCGCCGTAGGCCTTGCGCAGGATGACGGTGATCAGTGGCACGGTGGCCTCAGCGTAGGCGTAGAGCAGCTTCGCGCCGCGGCGGATGATGCCGGTCCATTCCTGGTCGGTGCCTGGCAGGAAGCCGGGCACGTCGACGAGGGTGAGGATCGGGATCGAGAACGCGTCACAGAACCGCACGAACCGTGCGGCCTTCTCGCCGGCGGGGATGTTCAGGGTGCCGGCCATCGCGTTGGGCTGGTTGGCGACGATGCCGACGCTGCGGCCCTCGATGCGGGCGAAGCCCACCACGATGTTCGGCGCGAACAGCGGCTGGGTTTCGAGGAAGTCGCCGTGGTCGACGATGTGCTCGATAACGGTCTTCACGTCGTAGGGCTGGTTGGGCGAATCCGGGATCAGCGTGTTGAGCTTGAGGTCGGCATCCGTGGTCTCGAGCTCGACCTCGCTGTCGAAAACGGGCAGTTCGGCGAGGTTGTTGTCCGGCAGGAAGCCGAGCAGGGTGCGTGCGTAGTCCAGGGCGTCGGACTCGTCGCTGGCCAGGTAGTGCGCCACGCCGGAGACCGAGTTGTGGGTGAGCGCGCCGCCGAGCTCTTCCATGCCCACGTCTTCACCGGTGACGGTCTTGATCACGTCGGGGCCGGTGACGAACATCTGGCTGGTCTTGTCGACCATGATCACGAAGTCGGTCAGGGCGGGGGAGTACACCGCGCCGCCGGCCGCGGGCCCGCAGATGATCGAGATCTGCGGGATCACTCCGGAGGCCGCGGTGTTGCGGCGGAAGATCTCGCCGTACTTGCCCAGGGCCACGACGCCCTCCTGGATGCGCGCTCCGCCGGAGTCGAGGATGCCGATGATGGGCACCCCGGTCTTCAGCGCCAGGTCCATCACCTTGATGATCTTCTCGCCGGCGACCTCGCCGAGCGACCCGCCGAAGATTGTGAAGTCCTGGGAGTACACGGCCACCTGACGGCCGTGGATGGTGCCGGTGCCGGTGACGACGGAGTCGCCGTACGGACGCTTCTTCTCCATGCCGAACGCCACGGTGCGGTGCCGCACGAACTCGTCCAGCTCGACGAACGAGCCTTCGTCAAGCAGCTCGGCCACCCGCTCGCGGGCGGTCATCTTGCCCTTGGCGTGCTGTTTTTCGATGGCGGCCTCGCCGCTCGCGGTCACGGCCTCGTGATAGCGATGTTTCAGGTCGGCGAGTTTACCCGCCGTTGTGTACAGGTCAGGTCCGGTCGGGTTCTCAGTCACGCCGCTTACTCTACCGGCCCACCCGCAGTGCCCCCGGGGTCCAGAGTCCTCGGCACCGCCTCGGCGGCATAACTCCTGCAATTCGGGCCCGGCCGGGGCTGATTCTGCGGTTCAGGGCCAAACTGGGCAGAATTGCAGGAGTTATGATCCCTGCGGGGTGTGAGAAGAGGCGTCAGCATGGATTTTCCGATCAGCCGCGGCATCGGGGCCCGGTTCGAGTACCTGGCCGAGGCCGGCTCGACCAATGACGTGCTGGTGACCGCGGCGAGCGGCCCGGATGCTGCGGCCTGGCCGGACCTGTCTGTCATCGTCACCGACACCCAGACCAGCGGCCGCGGCCGGCTGGGCCGCACCTGGCTGGCCCCCAGCGGCAAGTCCTTGGCCGTCTCGGTGCTGCTCCGGCCGCGGCCGGCGACCGGGCCGTTGCCCCCGAATCGGTTCGGCTGGTTTCCGCTGCTCGCCGGGGCGGCCATGACCCTGGCCGTGCGCTCGGTGGTGCAGGCCGCAGCGCCCGGCGACGATGACGAACCACGGCACGAGGTGGCGCTCAAGTGGCCGAACGACGTGCTCATCGATGGCTACAAGGTCTCCGGCATCCTGTCTGAGCTGCTGCCGGATGCCAGTGGGTTGTGCATCGGCGCCGGCCTGAACCTGGCCCTGGACGAGCACGACCTGCCCACCCTCACCTCCACGTCGCTGATGCTGGTGACCGGCGCCGTACCGAACCCCGATGCCGTGCTCGCCGCCTATTTGACGGAGCTGCGCACCCTCACCGCAAGTTTCCTCGCCGCCGACGCCGATCCGGTGGCCAGCGGCCTGCACGCCGAGGTCACCGCTCTGTGCGGCACCCTGGGCACCGCGGTCCGGGTCGAACTGCCCGGCGGCCACGACCTGGTCGGAACGGCGGTCGGTCTGGATCCGGACGGCCGGCTGATCGTCGAGGACCAGACGAACGGGGAACTGCAGGCCGTCGCCGCGGGGGACGTGACCCATCTGAGGTATTAATGGGTATATGACCAACCCAGCCAGCTCGTTGCCCGCCGTGCCGACGGCGCCGCCCGAGGTGGTCATCGCCCGGCTGCGTTCGCACGCACGGGTGCTCTTTTGGCCCAGCCTCTTGTTGATCGGCGTCTGCGGCGTCACCGGCTACTACCACGGCAGCCTGGCCGAGCAGTGGCAGAACGATCTGCTGCTGGTCGGGGCCGGCCTGATCGTGGTCCTGCTCTGGCTGCTGCCACTGGTGGCCTGGCTCACCCGGCGGTACACGGTGACGAGCCGGCGGATCATCTTTGTGCACGGCATCTTCGTGCACGTGCGCCAGGAGCTGCTGCACAGCAGAGGTTATGACGTGAGCGTGCGGAGGAACTGGGTGCAGTCGATGTTCCGGTCGGGGACCGTGCGGATCAACTCCGGCCTGGAGCGTCCGCTGTCGTTGCGTGACGTGCCTCACGCCGATCTGGTGCAACAGGTATTGCAGGACCTGATGGAGCCGGCGCCGCTGCCTGGCGGGACGGCGAGAACACCCAGTAGCGGTACAGGGTGAAGCGGAAGATCGCGCCGAGCAGCAGGCCGATGACGTTCGACGAGATGTTGTCGGCCAGGACGCTGGTGTAGCCGAGAACGTAGTGGCTCACCCACAGGCAGGCCAGCCCGATGCCCATGCCGACGAGGCTGACCGCGAAGAACTCCAGGCCCTCCCGCAGGGTCTGGGAGCGGCGGTCCTTGGAGAATGTCCAGTAGCGGTTGCCGACCCAGTTGGCCAGGATCGCGAGGACCGTCGAGACGACCTTCGCCCAGATCGGGCCGGAGACCAGGGCCTCGGGGGAGAAGATCGTCGCCCGAAGCAGGTTGAAGACCGTGATGTCCACCGCGAAGCCGACGAGTCCGACCATGCCGAATTTCGCGAGCTGTGCCGCGAAGGCAACCACCCGATGCCTGCT encodes the following:
- a CDS encoding class I SAM-dependent RNA methyltransferase — protein: MGTNTNRQASQSIPEGEIGTELDLDITNVAHGGIFVARHEGRVIFVSDTLPGERVRVRLTDANKKSFWRAETVEVLDAAPERQPHIWAAAAIDRDPADRAGGAEFGHIELGHQRELKRQVLTDALHRMAGVDSDVTVEPVPVAADASPGDAMDGTGWRTRVRLHVTENGIVGPYASRSHRVIPVDDLPLAVHALEMAAPLDKLFAGAASVDVVAPSVGPVQILVAEQDDKGRRRRTAPKPITEVVGDREFRLDAAGFWQVHARAAQTLFQAVQDAIDPDLFDPKAANLDLYGGVGLLAAAVGDRFGSDVRITSVESDAQATENASANLAEWVGATAQTARVDKFLTGLTREAGEAERGRQRAATVVLDPPRSGAGGEVVDTLVHLGPAQVVYVACDPVALARDVALFSEHGYTLRSLRAFDLFPNTHHVEAVALLTR
- a CDS encoding response regulator transcription factor; this translates as MTTVTEPAAAPDLAHHPVRVGIADDHESVRLGIKAACENTGYKVVFAAATVRELVDGIAGREVDVIVLDLSLGDGSLVTDNVHLARGTGASVLVHSIADRVALVREALAAGAAGVIPKSSPTTTVMAAVASVARGDVLNNLEWATAIDADRDFAKAQLGRRERDVLHLYASGLPLKMVAMQLGIAHSTAREYLDRIRVKYVEVGRPAPTKVDLLRRAVEDGILPGLDPEGGDGRS
- a CDS encoding sensor histidine kinase; its protein translation is MGAPSPAEVLPVRSFRLSPGRNGPDQLGADLLNESKQPRKPISRAQIERVVSRAVGGVGLIFALQTYPAMLSQLDSLKPGLGITLTVAMYGGLGLAIIATLVKRFIRVTSGVFAVLYLAALLAWPALLNTPDGVLDGKSWLWYLCTVATACAAVSFPLWWAMIYTLLAPIAYGVVRVLPAGGGAEPLLGALDAFYAILLGQVVLIIITMLRQATAAVDTAQVNALSTYSSAVRQHATEVERVQVDSIVHDSVLAALLSAAAAGTPKAAQLAATMAQEAMVRLSEASSIPAADDNMVPFSDLKGRIRTLANRFDEPIEFIDCDAEDLSLPAYASEALYAASAQAIVNSIQHAGAGARGDAVARSVRMNINLLGGCVIEVADSGVGFDPAAVPSERLGLRISIRERVATAGGVVQVQSGPGRGTSILIEWPLGEPGDAA
- a CDS encoding acyl-CoA carboxylase epsilon subunit; protein product: MTDSENTAGFDPAELTFVTTGVSEQEAAAVTAVLRALLRAESDDLRATPNGAASPWQDSQRAVRPSLPRGDARWRGFTA
- a CDS encoding acyl-CoA carboxylase subunit beta, whose product is MTENPTGPDLYTTAGKLADLKHRYHEAVTASGEAAIEKQHAKGKMTARERVAELLDEGSFVELDEFVRHRTVAFGMEKKRPYGDSVVTGTGTIHGRQVAVYSQDFTIFGGSLGEVAGEKIIKVMDLALKTGVPIIGILDSGGARIQEGVVALGKYGEIFRRNTAASGVIPQISIICGPAAGGAVYSPALTDFVIMVDKTSQMFVTGPDVIKTVTGEDVGMEELGGALTHNSVSGVAHYLASDESDALDYARTLLGFLPDNNLAELPVFDSEVELETTDADLKLNTLIPDSPNQPYDVKTVIEHIVDHGDFLETQPLFAPNIVVGFARIEGRSVGIVANQPNAMAGTLNIPAGEKAARFVRFCDAFSIPILTLVDVPGFLPGTDQEWTGIIRRGAKLLYAYAEATVPLITVILRKAYGGAYIVMGSKQLGADINLAWPTAEIAVMGGQGAVNILYRAEIKKAEAGGEDVAAVRSRLANEYTYNVASPFLAAERGELDGIIEPAATRVSVVKALRALRTKRATLPPKKHGNIPL
- a CDS encoding biotin--[acetyl-CoA-carboxylase] ligase codes for the protein MDFPISRGIGARFEYLAEAGSTNDVLVTAASGPDAAAWPDLSVIVTDTQTSGRGRLGRTWLAPSGKSLAVSVLLRPRPATGPLPPNRFGWFPLLAGAAMTLAVRSVVQAAAPGDDDEPRHEVALKWPNDVLIDGYKVSGILSELLPDASGLCIGAGLNLALDEHDLPTLTSTSLMLVTGAVPNPDAVLAAYLTELRTLTASFLAADADPVASGLHAEVTALCGTLGTAVRVELPGGHDLVGTAVGLDPDGRLIVEDQTNGELQAVAAGDVTHLRY
- a CDS encoding GtrA family protein, with translation MSRPTFSRHRVVAFAAQLAKFGMVGLVGFAVDITVFNLLRATIFSPEALVSGPIWAKVVSTVLAILANWVGNRYWTFSKDRRSQTLREGLEFFAVSLVGMGIGLACLWVSHYVLGYTSVLADNISSNVIGLLLGAIFRFTLYRYWVFSPSRQAAAPAPSGPAIPVAPDRREARHATTADAPGRS